Proteins from one Plasmodium gaboni strain SY75 chromosome 4, whole genome shotgun sequence genomic window:
- a CDS encoding putative transmembrane emp24 domain-containing protein → MYHVTRSFVLFLILFIFLHVAGNFVLSNANTNNANKNASQKKNNANNNNVNKSGDKKKTTKGKKGNANDNVNVNEFNFNFNDLLNEINNTTTNDNNNNNDNNDNNNNNNDNDNSKNEINENNFNEELYNKLEKNFQLNTEDDENNKGDINMNQYDEKKYNLNDDNNKMKPNANDYQYNENDADTDNEEDLTNIWNKNMQNFEPSTLLTFEIPSNSEEYLFEEVPEVNTYFRGVFYSNNETDDNIIEFLISDPDGQVIYKKEASEGIFYFYTKKVGIYTLTLKNSKWMGKKLTTVALGLGENPSLRSDHVKDFTNYIQRIVAETKKLKNEIKYLSSKHMRHIEKMKKITNKAFLYCFIKLFVLIFLSLFTIYYIKRLVSNKRVL, encoded by the coding sequence atgtatCATGTTACTCGTTCATTTGTGTTATTTTTAATCCTGTTCATTTTTTTGCACGTAGCAGGAAATTTTGTTTTGTCAAATGCTAACACTAATAATGCAAACAAAAATGCATCtcaaaaaaagaataacgcaaataataataatgtgaACAAGTCGGGTgacaagaaaaaaacaacTAAAGGAAAGAAAGGAAATGCAAATGATAATGTGAATGTGAATgaatttaattttaattttaatgatcttttaaatgaaataaataatactACAACTAAcgataataataataataatgataataatgataataataataataataatgataatgataatagtaagaatgaaataaatgaaaataattttaatgaggaattatataataaattagaAAAGAATTTCCAACTGAATACTgaagatgatgaaaataataaaggagatataaatatgaatcaatatgatgaaaagaaatataatttaaatgatgataataataaaatgaaacCTAATGCAAATGATTATcaatataatgaaaatgatgCTGATACAGATAATGAAGAAGATTTGACAAATATATGgaataaaaatatgcaGAATTTTGAACCATCAACTTTATTAACATTTGAAATTCCTTCCAATTCTgaagaatatttatttgaagAAGTACCAGAAgttaatacatattttagaggtgtattttattcaaataatGAAACAGATGATAACATAATtgaatttttaatttctgATCCAGATGGGCAAgttatttataaaaaagaagcTAGTGAAGgtatcttttatttttatacaaaaaaagTTGGTATTTATACCTTGACATTAAAAAATAGTAAATGGATGGGAAAAAAATTAACTACTGTTGCTTTAGGGTTAGGAGAAAATCCTTCATTGAGATCTGATCATGTTAAAGATTttacaaattatatacaacGAATTGTTGCTGAAAcaaagaaattaaaaaatgaaattaaatatttatcatcAAAACATATGAGACATATtgaaaaaatgaaaaaaattaccAACAAAGCATTTctatattgttttattaaattattcgtattaatatttttgtcattatttactatatattacattaaAAGATTAGTCTCAAATAAAAGGGTACTATAA